The region TCGATTTTTGCGCGCTGGCAACCGCCCGTTCGATTCCCATCGCGCAGCGCATTTCAGAGCGGTTCGGCGATGGCGCACGGGCGCGGGACATCGGCGAGTTGAAGATCAATATTTCTGGCTGCATCAACGCCTGCGGACATCACCATGTCGGCCATATCGGCATTCTTGGATTGGAGAAGTCCGGTGCCGAGGCCTATCAGATCACTCTTGGCGGCTCGGCCGACGAGCTTTGCAATGTCGGGACACTCACCGGCCGTGGTTTTTCTTCCGAGGATGTTGTCGATGCCGTCGAGACCGTTGTTGATACATATTTGAAATACCGTGCGAACCCGGCGGAGGATTTTCTGGCGGCCTACCGGAGGATCGGGATGGCGCCGTTCAAGGAGGCGCTTTATGGCCGGGAATGAGGCTGCCATCCTTGAAGCTTCTGAAAAAGCGCCGCGGCTTAATGCTGCTTTGGCGGGACTGGAAACGGCCGAATTTCTGCGTGTCGTGATCAAGGATCTTTTTCCGGATCGCATCGCGCTCGTCTCGAGTTTTGGCGCCGATTCTGCTGTGCTGCTCCATATGGTTGCACAAATCGACAAAGCGACGCCGGTGTTGTTCATCGACACACGGGTTTTGTTCGAGGAAACGCTCGCCTATCGGGATGAACTCGTCGCCCATCTTGGTCTTGAAAAGGTAATTTCCATAGGCCCCAAACCGGCGTTGCTTGCCGCGGAGGACCCTGAAAATTTCCTTTGGGCGAGCAATCCCGACCGCTGTTGCGAAATCCGCAAGGTGCTGCCCTTGGCGGAAGCGCTCGAAGGTTATGATGCGTGGATCACAGGCCGCAAGCGGTTTCAGGCACAATCACGCGGGGAACTGGCCTTGCTCGAATCCGAAGGCGGGCGCATCAAAGTCAATCCGCTCGCCCATTGGCCGGCGGTCAAGATTCTGGATTATCTCGATGCCTTCGACTTGCCACACCATCCGCTCGTGGACAAAGGTTTTCTGTCGATTGGGTGTATGCCTTGCACGTCGCCAGTAAAGCCTGGCGAAGATCCGCGTGCGGGACGCTGGCGCGGAAAGGCCAAAGTCGAATGCGGGCTTCACACTTTGCCGCTTTTTGCCGGCGCGGACATTTAACGATGGCAATCTTCAAAGGTGATGGTTTTGTCGTGGACGACTGGCGCTTTCTCACGCAAGCAGAAGAACTGCCGCCGGACGGTAAAATCATTCTGACGCTGCCGCAATGGCTGGCAATCCGTGCGTGGGTGCTTCATGATCGTCCGCTAGGCCTGCTCCTTGAACCGGGGGAGGTTTTAAAACCGGGGCACGATTTGCAGGCGATAGCGCCTGATTTTTCGCGGTTCGCGTTGATCGTGGTTGCGTTTCCCAAATTCACGGACGGACGCGGCTATTCGCTCGCCCGTCAGCTCCGCGGCGCCTATAAATATCAGGGCGAGCTACGGGCGCGCGGCGAGATATTGTTCGACCAGTTGCAATTGCTTGCCCGCTGCGGCTTCGACAGTTTCGAGATTGAAGATGCGGTGACGATCCAATTGCTGGAAACGGGCCGCAGGCCCCGTATCAAGACTTTCTATCAACCCGCGCTCGGACCAGAAATTCCTGAGCGTACGAGACCCTGGGCGCGCCTGGCGGCAAATTGAAGCCCTTGATCCCAGATGGTTGTATGCTGCTCAACCGAACGAAAAATCGACAGACTTCGGTCTTTTCGGCCAGATTTCCGCCGAAGCTAGTTTTTGACCCGCGCGGCTTTCCTCCGGATTTATGAGCGCCTGTAACTCCGAGGCAGGATCGTCAACATCTACGATCGGCTGCAAAATCGCCTGAAGTCCTGTCAGGATCGGCTGATCCGTGCGGTCCATGATCGCGCGAAGGGCCTTTTTTTCCTGTTCGCCGACGCTCTTTTCGAATTCACGAACCGCGCGAGCCGCAAATGCGCCGACCGACAATCCAAACGTTTCGGCGGTGACACCGACCCTGCCCGCGAATTCGGACCCCAAAGATGCAACGGCTGCCTGGGCGACCTTTTCGTGCGAACACGTATGGATGATTTCAGCGATCAAACACATAACAACTCCCTCGCTTCGCGGGCCTACGACGTTGAATACGAATAAGCGGCGGCGATACCCTTTCGTAAAAGGTTAACCTCAAGCTCCACAGATTACTATTACTGACAACATAAATGATAAATCTAACACTGGCATGACGTCAACAAAGATATTCATGCTGCTTTGCAATAACTCTCACCGTTTGAGTTTAAAAGCACATCATCTCCTCGTGAAGAGATTCAAATCCTTGTGAATAGCTGTTCACGAATCGATTTGTTGACAATATACGATCAGTATATTTTTCTCAACCCAGCCCAGATAATTGAGAGCAAGGGAAAAAAATAGGAA is a window of Methylocapsa sp. D3K7 DNA encoding:
- a CDS encoding DUF934 domain-containing protein, with product MAIFKGDGFVVDDWRFLTQAEELPPDGKIILTLPQWLAIRAWVLHDRPLGLLLEPGEVLKPGHDLQAIAPDFSRFALIVVAFPKFTDGRGYSLARQLRGAYKYQGELRARGEILFDQLQLLARCGFDSFEIEDAVTIQLLETGRRPRIKTFYQPALGPEIPERTRPWARLAAN
- a CDS encoding phosphoadenylyl-sulfate reductase, which produces MAGNEAAILEASEKAPRLNAALAGLETAEFLRVVIKDLFPDRIALVSSFGADSAVLLHMVAQIDKATPVLFIDTRVLFEETLAYRDELVAHLGLEKVISIGPKPALLAAEDPENFLWASNPDRCCEIRKVLPLAEALEGYDAWITGRKRFQAQSRGELALLESEGGRIKVNPLAHWPAVKILDYLDAFDLPHHPLVDKGFLSIGCMPCTSPVKPGEDPRAGRWRGKAKVECGLHTLPLFAGADI